The following are encoded together in the Plasmodium malariae genome assembly, chromosome: 1 genome:
- the PmUG01_01010100 gene encoding fam-l protein, translating to MEQTIIILLIINIAPSILLPWTWHFDDDMGRFNKYSYERYNIRKQLDGRSYRILEKSNRNIDSSIVGLNEEILYNELKAKGGISNNVKWGKIKFKDSNGSTTKRDQQNKQTMKNKYCIYETKKYSRMERKIFKEQDYMDFLENNKTISDKIYRKVIFKKYRLRIFLPLLLFSLLFISLLLDVFCDCGLRRGFYSVMKVLSGSKWTQSLRPALMNEHFKWFFQSMGEVAIETTADKHLYTPTFFRMIIYIIPFLIFGVIIILGIIYYHKKVKKYKKIKFKKR from the exons ATGGAACAAACGATTATAATTCtcttaattataaatattgctCCTTCCATTCTTTTGCCTTGGACATGGCATTTCGACGATGATATG gGGAGATTTAACAAGTACTCGTATGAGCGTTACAACATTAGAAAACAATTAGATGGAAGATCTTACAGAATATTAGAAAAGTCTAATAGGAATATAGATTCAAGTATTGTAGGGTTAAACGAAGAGAtcttatataatgaattgaAAGCAAAAGGAGGTATCtctaataatgtaaaatggggcaaaataaaattcaaagATTCAAATGGAAGTACGACAAAGAGAGATCAACAGAATAAACAAACtatgaaaaacaaatattgcatatatgaaacaaaaaaatattcccgtatggaaagaaaaatattcaaagaacaAGATTATATGGATTTTCTTGAAAATAACAAAACAATTAGTGATAAAATTTATCGAaaagtaatatttaaaaaatacagattACGAATCTTTTTGCCTCTATTATTGTTTTCGTTATTATTCATATCGCTTTTATTAGATGTTTTCTGTGATTGTGGACTTCGTCGCGGGTTTTATAGTGTAATGAAAGTTCTCAGTGGATCTAAGTGGACACAATCATTACGTCCCGCGTTAATGAATGAACATTTTAAATGGTTTTTCCAATCTATGGGAGAAGTTGCAATAGAAACTACGGCAGATAAGCATCTATACACTCCAACCTTTTTTcgtatgataatatatatcatacctttcttaatttttggtgttataattatattaggtattatttattaccataaaaaagttaaaaaatataaaaaaattaaattcaagaaaaggtaa
- the PmUG01_01010200 gene encoding fam-m protein, whose amino-acid sequence MEQNIILLFLIKFSMFLFLIWIYHFYNDMAEFNKYLGKKFKFHRELDKRNYRLLSKNKKNKNSNIVPLYEDMTNNRECKKNDTYISEKVFPKGMKQFNRCTLNKDKYYTEVTDYDNGIFDGKYFHFEKKLIKKKDYDNFLERNKRISDILLKKIKFRSYGFGVVTFILFFLSGITLPIIKGVGYLNTVNEKLMELIKLIAGEVNALKPYIGVITFGVFIIITGIIFLIIIYKILCNNEKYKKIKSMSE is encoded by the exons atggaacaaaacattatattactatttcTTATTAAGTTTTcaatgtttctttttttaatttggatatatcatttttacaatGATATG gccgaatttaacaaatatttgGGAAAAAAGTTCAAATTTCACAGAGAATTagataaaagaaattatcggttactatcaaaaaataagaaaaataaaaattcaaatattgTACCTTTATATGAAGATATGACAAATAATAGAGagtgcaaaaaaaatgatacatatattaGTGAAAAGGTTTTTCCAAAAGGAATGAAACAATTTAATAGATGTACATTGAATAAGGATAAATACTATACAGAAGTTACGGATTATGATAATGGAATTTTTGATGGaaaatatttccattttgaaaaaaaattgataaaaaaaaaggattatgATAATTTCCTTGAAAGAAACAAGAGAATTAGTgacatattattaaaaaaaataaaatttagaagcTACGGATTTGGAGTTGTtacatttattctttttttcttgtcGGGAATAACTTTACCAATAATAAAAGGAGTGGGTTATTTGAATACTGTAAACGAGAAACTCAtggaattaataaaattaattgcGGGTGAAGTAAATGCATTAAAACCGTATATTGGTGTAATAACATTTGGAGTATTCATCATTATAACaggtattatatttttgataataatttataagatcttatgtaataatgaaaagtataaaaaaatcaaGTCAATGAGTgagtaa